Part of the Triticum aestivum cultivar Chinese Spring chromosome 4D, IWGSC CS RefSeq v2.1, whole genome shotgun sequence genome is shown below.
CACCCAGCAGCGTGACGCCGGCGATGATGTAGAATGACTCCCTGAAGCAGCGCACCCCGATGCAGGTGAGGTCCTTGCCCCTGCGGCCGCCCTGCCGGAGCGCCTCCTCGTCGTAGCGGCGCCCCGCGATGCGCACGTTGAGGATGTAGGAGCCGACGGGGCTGGCGACGGCGCCGAAGTTGTAGAGCGTGGAGTAGTACTTGAGGCCGAACACCTCGGAGATGATGGCGAAGAGCAGCGGCCACTGCGCCCCGAAGCAGAAGCCGAGAATCACCGACGCCGCGTACAACCCGTTGTTCACGCCCACGGCGATGAGGAGGTGCCCCACGCACGCCAACAGGAGCACCACCGTCAGCACCAGCGGGCGGGGCACCTTGTAGCGGGCCAGCACGTACTCGGACGCGAAGCCGGCCACCACGCGGCCCGCGTAGTTCCAGATGCTCACCAGGGACACGAAGGTGGTCACGCTGCGTTGCGGGTACCCCAGCGACTGCCCGATCTGGCCCAGGTTGTCGATCGCCGTCAGCGTGCCGCCCACGCCGCAGATGGTGGCCACGAAGAGCACCAGCATGTCCACGCTGAAGAGCGCCTGCAGGATCGTGTAGTCCTCCCCCCTTGCCGGCGGCCGGAACACGTCCTGGAAGCATGTCGTCGCCGGCGTCATGGTGGCTGCGGAAGGCGTCTCGTCGACGaccgtggtcgtggtcgtggtcgtcgGGACGACGGACTGGGTCGGCAGTGGCGGTTGCAGGTAGGTCCTGAGCTCCTGTTGGACGACGATGACGATggggaagaagatgaggaggaggagcacggTGGCGGTGACGTAGTAGGCTGGCCTGGGGAACTTGAGCACCTCCAGCTCCACCACGTTCATGACGAGGAGGTAAACGGCGAGCACGATGGAGGCGTAGAGGAAGTAGAAGAAGGCCTTGCGCTCCCGGGTGCTGCTCGCGGCGGCCGGGGTGCCGCGCGGCATGATGCGGATGGTGGGGATGAAGAGGAGCGAGATGGCGGCGGGGAGCCAGGCCATGAGCAGCACGAGGTCGGCGCCGTCGTTGTCGGTGCCGTAGATGGCGCGGTAGAGCTGCGTGAAGATGGCGCCGCTGAGGCCGACGAAG
Proteins encoded:
- the LOC123095696 gene encoding protein NUCLEAR FUSION DEFECTIVE 4-like, with the translated sequence MVSGDGGGRVPSTQFAKHVVGGRWFMFFASILIMAAAGGTYIFAIYSKAIKSSLGYDQQTLNTLSFFKDVGANVGILPGLINEVTPPWVVLACGAAMNLVGYLMIYLSITGRTVRPPVWLMCFYIAVGANSQSFANTGALVTAVKNFPEDRGVVLGLLKGFVGLSGAIFTQLYRAIYGTDNDGADLVLLMAWLPAAISLLFIPTIRIMPRGTPAAASSTRERKAFFYFLYASIVLAVYLLVMNVVELEVLKFPRPAYYVTATVLLLLIFFPIVIVVQQELRTYLQPPLPTQSVVPTTTTTTTVVDETPSAATMTPATTCFQDVFRPPARGEDYTILQALFSVDMLVLFVATICGVGGTLTAIDNLGQIGQSLGYPQRSVTTFVSLVSIWNYAGRVVAGFASEYVLARYKVPRPLVLTVVLLLACVGHLLIAVGVNNGLYAASVILGFCFGAQWPLLFAIISEVFGLKYYSTLYNFGAVASPVGSYILNVRIAGRRYDEEALRQGGRRGKDLTCIGVRCFRESFYIIAGVTLLGALVSLLLAWRTRNFYRGDLYGKFNADLAMGPVPAGEERSKEEATTKGAATSSTSPVGDAAVATNGGKIGSADH